The stretch of DNA CTATTTTACCAGCTTGGCGGACATCATCACCACCCTGGCCAAAGCGGATCGAGAAGGCAAACTCAATGAACGGCTTCGCTTTTTCTGCAGACCCGCTTTGCTGATCATCGATGAGATTGGCTACCTACCAGTCGCATCTGGGGGAGGCAATCTCTTTTTCCAACTCGTCAACGCCCGCTATGAGCGGGGTGCCATGATCCTCACATCCAATCGTGGCTTCTCCGAATGGGGCACGATTTTCGGTGATCCTGTCGTGGCCACCGCTTTGCTGGATCGTTTACTGCACCATGCTATCGTCCTCCAAATCGAAGGATCCAGCTACAGGCTGCGCAAACATGCTGCTTTGCTCCCGACCAGCATTGCCACCAACACTGCGGAGTCAAAACCCGTACCAGCGCCACGAAAGGGAAGACCGGTTAGGAAAGCGACTGTCATTGGTGATGTCCCTGGCGCTGGAACACCATCCCTGTCGTCACACACTGGAATAGAAATGGACAGTCAAGGACGGAACAAAAATGCGCCAATTGGCATGTAAAACGCCCGAAAGAGAGGACGGTTTTGACTTTAAAAAATGATTATAAATTGTTTCAACAGTCTAATAGGAATGCGAGCAACACGCCGTATCCCTGTGGGCAGGTCGGCGGTTTTTGCCGAGCTGTCCACAGGGATGGCGGGTTGCGGTTGGCGCTGAAGAAGGATGAACGATTTTGCAGCGGCTGATCACCGACTCAAACTGGGGAATTTTACTCCGCCACATTTGGGGAAAATTCATCCGCCATTGACAGGCGCCAGCTTTTCCAAATCGACGGTCAGCGCGTTGTGCGCCGGACTGGATGCGCGTGTCAGGGCGTTCAATGAGCGACGACTCGAAGGCGACTATCCGTTTGTTATCGTGGATGCATTGTTTCTCAAGAGCCGGGAGGATGATCGAGTGGTGTCACGCGCAGCGCTGATCATGTCGGGAATTCGCAGCGATGGTTTCCGCGAAATTCTTGGCGTGAAGATCGGCGACACGGAGAGTTTCGTCACCTGGGACGAGACGTTTCGTTGGCTCAAGGGTCGTGGCCTGAAGGGGGTGATGTTCGTCGTTTCCGACAGCCACGGCGGGTTGTCCCAAGCCGTGGCCAAACAGTTCCAGGGGGCGAGTTGGCAACGCTGCCAGGTGCATCTGATGCGCAATCTGCTGTCCCATGCGCCCGTCAAGGTCAGGGCCG from Magnetococcales bacterium encodes:
- a CDS encoding ATP-binding protein, with the translated sequence MSHDLHTSWSLDSLRSHLVALKMPRALEVLDHVVRQLEQGAISPLEAIDTLLAEECLLREGRRLKTAVRMARMTTIKTLSGFDFSFQPSLDRNRVLALAQLEFINRHEAVHLLGPPGTGKSHLALALGMEAIKAGHSVYFTSLADIITTLAKADREGKLNERLRFFCRPALLIIDEIGYLPVASGGGNLFFQLVNARYERGAMILTSNRGFSEWGTIFGDPVVATALLDRLLHHAIVLQIEGSSYRLRKHAALLPTSIATNTAESKPVPAPRKGRPVRKATVIGDVPGAGTPSLSSHTGIEMDSQGRNKNAPIGM
- a CDS encoding IS256 family transposase; translation: MNDFAAADHRLKLGNFTPPHLGKIHPPLTGASFSKSTVSALCAGLDARVRAFNERRLEGDYPFVIVDALFLKSREDDRVVSRAALIMSGIRSDGFREILGVKIGDTESFVTWDETFRWLKGRGLKGVMFVVSDSHGGLSQAVAKQFQGASWQRCQVHLMRNLLSHAPVKVRADVAAAAKLILHAPDMAEAKRRLTEFSERFAKSAAKAVACIEAGFADAMAVMALPEKYRRRLRSTNMQERLNEEIRRRERGEW